From the genome of Azospira restricta, one region includes:
- a CDS encoding ATP-binding protein: MAASPRNTYTPETLRRVGPILRVWLGTGIGQSQLFRSIRNAVALICMISIATISPILTAVARICDDIVAAISKSNSGSTPRPGEISLAHHGVLFLDELPEFDRRVLESLREPLESGRIHISRAARQAEFPARFQLVAAMNPCPCGHHGAPSGRCRCTPEQVARYRGKLSGPLLDRIDLCIEVPAVPAESLQQAPDGEPSQVVRARVAAALVRQHARQGKPNAQLAPHEIDAHCRPDAAGAALLQQAAARLGLSARAFHRVQKVARTIADLAGADSIAAAHVAEAVQLRRQASQE; encoded by the coding sequence ATGGCCGCCTCACCACGGAACACGTACACTCCCGAGACGCTGCGGCGCGTAGGGCCGATCTTGCGGGTCTGGCTAGGAACGGGCATAGGTCAATCGCAGCTATTTCGATCAATAAGGAATGCAGTCGCGCTTATTTGCATGATTTCCATCGCAACAATTTCTCCAATACTGACCGCTGTGGCCCGAATTTGCGATGACATTGTCGCAGCTATTTCAAAGAGTAACAGCGGCAGCACGCCGCGTCCGGGCGAGATCTCGCTCGCGCACCACGGCGTGCTGTTCCTCGACGAGCTGCCGGAGTTCGACCGGCGCGTGCTCGAATCGCTCCGCGAGCCGCTGGAGAGCGGCCGCATCCACATCTCGCGCGCGGCGCGGCAGGCCGAGTTCCCGGCGCGCTTCCAGCTGGTCGCGGCGATGAATCCGTGCCCCTGCGGCCACCACGGCGCGCCGTCGGGCCGCTGCCGGTGCACGCCGGAGCAGGTCGCGCGCTACCGCGGCAAGCTCTCCGGCCCGCTGCTCGACCGCATCGACCTCTGCATCGAGGTGCCGGCAGTGCCCGCCGAGTCGCTGCAGCAGGCGCCCGACGGCGAACCGTCGCAGGTCGTGCGCGCCCGCGTCGCCGCCGCGCTCGTCCGCCAGCACGCGCGCCAGGGCAAGCCGAACGCGCAGCTGGCGCCGCACGAGATCGACGCCCATTGCCGGCCGGACGCCGCCGGCGCCGCGCTGCTGCAGCAGGCGGCGGCGCGGCTGGGTCTGTCGGCGCGCGCCTTCCATCGCGTGCAGAAGGTGGCGCGGACGATCGCCGACCTCGCCGGCGCGGACAGCATCGCCGCCGCGCACGTCGCCGAAGCCGTGCAACTGCGCCGCCAGGCAAGCCAGGAGTAA
- a CDS encoding heteromeric transposase endonuclease subunit TnsA, giving the protein MPVPSQTRKIGPTRRSVSGVYVFRGEAAIPFESTLERDFLIRTEWSVTVLDVIPQPCRVPFVSRDGRAFEYTPDYLVYYRLGDRAYPDYPRPALVEVKPAAEWHRRWRDWLPKWKAAWRYAQQQGWSFHICDESRIRDQALTNIRFLDPYRRMAFPAEESRMVVETVRRMGSSALHYLLARHFMGIYRSEGVAHIWHLLATRRLDCDIHKPLTEFTELWVPTDESA; this is encoded by the coding sequence ATGCCCGTTCCTAGCCAGACCCGCAAGATCGGCCCTACGCGCCGCAGCGTCTCGGGAGTGTACGTGTTCCGTGGTGAGGCGGCCATTCCTTTTGAATCGACCCTGGAACGGGATTTCCTCATCCGCACCGAGTGGAGTGTCACCGTCCTCGACGTCATTCCTCAGCCCTGCCGCGTCCCCTTTGTCTCGCGAGACGGGCGAGCGTTCGAATACACACCGGACTACCTGGTCTACTATCGCCTCGGTGATCGCGCGTATCCGGATTACCCCAGACCGGCTCTTGTTGAGGTGAAGCCAGCTGCAGAATGGCATCGCCGCTGGCGCGATTGGCTACCGAAGTGGAAAGCCGCATGGCGTTACGCACAACAGCAGGGTTGGAGCTTCCACATTTGCGACGAATCGCGTATCCGTGACCAGGCGCTGACCAATATCCGCTTCCTCGATCCCTACCGGCGGATGGCATTCCCCGCGGAGGAAAGCCGCATGGTCGTTGAAACGGTTCGGCGCATGGGGTCGTCGGCTCTCCATTACCTGCTTGCGCGACACTTCATGGGCATCTATCGGTCCGAGGGTGTCGCACATATATGGCATCTACTGGCGACTCGGCGATTGGATTGCGACATCCACAAGCCGCTTACTGAATTCACCGAACTATGGGTTCCGACCGATGAATCAGCATAA
- a CDS encoding Mu transposase C-terminal domain-containing protein: protein MNQHNDPEVLREAFEPIRCAVDVQLGCLVQSGGKVYRISQVLDFESALGIDVESGRVTPLRIAELRPLDNALPPAAVDLSEIADEDWIIAERRFAAIKPLVTVLAPGRYEVEQRAGEVGVDASTLYRWLQRYRAYGDVSALIPKKRGWKAGNTRISPSAEEVIREVINDYYLTQQRPTPQKVIVEVKRRCEERGIVLPSPSTIRARIASIPERAHLRGRGFREKAKNKFLPAAGSFPNADYPLAVVQIDHTPADIILVDDVYRKPIGRPWITLAMDIYSRMVTGYYLSFDPPSETSVAMCVAHSMLPKDEWLLLHKVQADWPVWGRPRTIHVDNGADFRSNNFQRSCLAYGIHLEFRPVRQPRYGGHIERMLGTFLKEIHDLPGTTFSSIKDKEGYDSEKHAAMTKSEFEEWLVTLICKVYHQRLHAGIGMAPRKRWENGIFGEGGTPGVGLPPRPADRLTILLDFLPAFRRTVQTFGVTIDGMTYYAEALRPWINAQDPDDRKKKREFIFRRDPRDVSAIWFRDPDINQYFKIPFADQSLPSISIWELQAAKEQLKKEGAKSVDERQILRAVTELRSKVEEAQEKTKKARRQAQRRKEHEKRISPASPLSPPAAKPREPLPAMSSQLVDGDIDAFGDIA, encoded by the coding sequence ATGAATCAGCATAACGATCCGGAGGTTCTCCGAGAGGCGTTCGAGCCAATCCGCTGCGCCGTCGACGTCCAACTGGGCTGCTTGGTGCAAAGCGGTGGGAAGGTCTATCGAATTTCTCAAGTTCTCGATTTCGAATCCGCGCTTGGGATCGACGTCGAATCCGGCCGGGTGACACCGCTACGAATTGCGGAGCTACGACCGCTCGACAATGCGCTTCCTCCGGCTGCAGTAGATCTCTCAGAAATCGCCGATGAAGATTGGATCATTGCCGAGCGCCGCTTTGCCGCGATCAAGCCGCTGGTTACAGTGCTGGCACCGGGCCGATACGAAGTCGAACAGCGGGCTGGGGAGGTGGGCGTCGACGCCTCAACCCTATACCGCTGGCTGCAGCGCTACCGAGCGTATGGTGACGTGTCTGCTCTGATTCCCAAGAAGCGGGGATGGAAGGCTGGCAACACACGAATATCTCCGTCCGCTGAGGAGGTGATTCGAGAGGTGATCAACGACTACTATCTGACGCAGCAACGGCCGACGCCTCAGAAGGTTATCGTGGAAGTGAAGCGTCGCTGTGAAGAGCGCGGCATCGTTCTACCCAGCCCGAGCACAATCCGCGCGCGCATCGCCAGTATTCCTGAACGCGCCCACTTGCGCGGTCGCGGTTTCAGAGAGAAGGCGAAGAACAAATTCCTTCCGGCCGCCGGCAGCTTTCCGAACGCGGATTACCCTCTCGCCGTCGTGCAGATCGACCACACACCAGCTGACATCATTCTCGTCGACGACGTCTACCGCAAGCCCATCGGCCGGCCGTGGATCACGCTGGCGATGGATATCTATAGCCGCATGGTGACGGGCTATTACCTGTCCTTCGATCCGCCCTCGGAAACCTCCGTCGCAATGTGTGTCGCACATTCGATGCTTCCGAAAGACGAGTGGTTGCTGCTGCATAAGGTGCAGGCGGATTGGCCGGTATGGGGCCGACCGAGGACTATTCACGTCGACAACGGCGCGGACTTCCGCTCCAACAACTTCCAGCGCTCATGCCTTGCTTACGGAATTCATCTGGAGTTCCGGCCGGTGAGGCAACCGCGTTACGGCGGCCACATTGAGCGCATGCTGGGTACCTTCCTTAAGGAAATTCACGATCTGCCGGGAACGACCTTTTCGTCGATCAAGGACAAGGAGGGTTACGACTCCGAGAAGCACGCTGCGATGACCAAGTCGGAGTTCGAGGAATGGCTCGTGACGCTGATCTGCAAGGTCTACCATCAGCGCCTGCATGCCGGCATCGGGATGGCGCCGCGGAAGCGATGGGAGAACGGGATATTCGGTGAAGGCGGTACGCCGGGTGTTGGACTTCCACCACGTCCCGCCGATCGTCTGACGATCCTGCTGGACTTCCTGCCCGCCTTCCGGCGCACCGTGCAGACTTTCGGCGTCACCATCGACGGGATGACCTACTATGCCGAGGCGCTGCGCCCCTGGATCAACGCTCAGGATCCGGACGATCGGAAGAAAAAGCGGGAGTTCATCTTCCGCCGCGACCCGCGCGATGTCAGCGCGATTTGGTTCCGCGATCCCGACATCAATCAGTACTTCAAGATTCCTTTCGCCGACCAGTCCTTGCCGTCAATCAGTATCTGGGAGCTCCAAGCCGCGAAGGAGCAACTCAAGAAGGAAGGGGCCAAGAGCGTCGACGAGCGACAGATTTTGCGAGCGGTGACCGAGCTCAGGAGCAAGGTTGAGGAAGCCCAGGAGAAAACCAAGAAGGCGCGCCGCCAGGCTCAGCGGCGTAAGGAGCACGAGAAACGAATTTCGCCTGCTTCACCGCTATCGCCCCCAGCCGCCAAGCCGCGCGAGCCGCTGCCCGCTATGTCGTCGCAGTTGGTCGATGGCGACATAGATGCCTTCGGAGACATCGCATGA
- a CDS encoding TniB family NTP-binding protein produces the protein MTNFDHIHPDFRHIMALSDKERMAFMDEPRWIAYPAANRILDSLRGLMDKPARPRMPNLLIVGDPNNGKTTIVRRFRDLHGEGYVNDDAEPVKPVIVAEAPPTADEKGLYISILERFFTPYRATDPTSKLRYQVIHLLRLCRTRVLLIDEFHSLLTGSAVKQREVMNAIKLLCNELAIPIVGVGTREAVRVLHTDPQHASRFDVVSLALWELNQDFQRLLAGFEKILPLKHASRLHQPELAAALHSVCGGNIGDLHRLLIECAKAAIESGKEQIDKGVIEDKAWVRPTRGIREVTA, from the coding sequence ATGACGAACTTCGATCACATCCATCCGGATTTCCGGCACATCATGGCGTTGAGCGACAAGGAGCGCATGGCGTTCATGGACGAGCCTCGCTGGATCGCGTACCCGGCGGCGAACCGTATCCTCGATAGCCTGCGCGGCCTGATGGACAAACCTGCACGCCCGCGTATGCCGAATCTCCTGATCGTGGGCGATCCCAACAACGGCAAGACGACCATCGTGCGGCGTTTCCGCGACCTGCACGGCGAAGGCTACGTCAATGATGACGCTGAGCCGGTCAAGCCGGTGATCGTTGCCGAGGCTCCGCCCACCGCCGACGAAAAAGGGCTCTATATCTCGATCCTGGAGCGGTTTTTCACGCCCTACCGTGCGACGGATCCGACATCCAAGCTACGCTACCAGGTCATCCATCTGCTGCGCCTGTGTCGCACACGAGTTTTGCTGATCGATGAATTCCATTCGCTCCTGACCGGATCGGCCGTGAAGCAGCGGGAAGTGATGAACGCAATCAAGCTCCTCTGCAACGAGCTCGCCATACCGATCGTAGGCGTGGGTACGCGCGAGGCTGTGCGGGTGCTCCACACGGATCCCCAGCATGCCAGCCGCTTCGACGTTGTTTCCCTGGCGCTCTGGGAACTCAACCAAGACTTTCAAAGGCTGCTCGCCGGCTTCGAAAAAATTCTCCCGCTGAAGCATGCCTCACGGTTGCATCAGCCCGAGCTTGCCGCGGCACTGCACAGCGTCTGTGGCGGCAACATTGGCGACTTGCACCGGTTGTTGATCGAGTGTGCCAAGGCGGCGATCGAAAGTGGGAAGGAGCAGATCGATAAGGGTGTAATCGAGGACAAGGCATGGGTGCGCCCTACACGGGGCATCCGGGAAGTGACGGCGTGA
- a CDS encoding TniQ family protein — protein sequence MGAPYTGHPGSDGVNQRWAIPVRLLPDELFSSWLVRASLVQGCDPLILTNAVWPRWRVWARDPDRGLSPTRLQALTEVSGIDEAVFEAASLLPTAQTVTGGSVAEFAIWPWVLAIGSRNRRRHGGLQCCSACLANDVVPYYRRQWRFAWHTSCRKHGVMLIDRCPECGAPLEPHRLVAEDSHLAICATCKFDLRRFASSRTDASAEAFQVAASETLAMLEGRYGEECLDPSEWFGLARWFVGLLRVAALRRSAMLATLVRALGVPPETLPVPITGLALELLPVRERADLFAAAWRLMIAGPDELLAAALAAPVTAKSVRQLRKPLPACLDEIVCNLPEGASRRRAKCQTPFTRPRSRRAVMRMWARLRRKAGMPLPC from the coding sequence ATGGGTGCGCCCTACACGGGGCATCCGGGAAGTGACGGCGTGAATCAACGTTGGGCGATACCCGTGCGTCTGTTGCCCGACGAATTGTTCTCGTCGTGGCTCGTGCGCGCTTCCCTCGTCCAAGGCTGCGACCCGCTGATACTGACGAATGCTGTGTGGCCACGTTGGCGTGTCTGGGCACGAGATCCGGACCGCGGTCTTTCCCCCACCCGCTTGCAAGCACTCACCGAGGTTTCGGGTATCGACGAGGCTGTATTCGAGGCTGCGAGTTTGCTACCGACGGCCCAGACCGTCACTGGCGGATCGGTCGCCGAGTTTGCCATCTGGCCGTGGGTGCTGGCGATCGGTTCGCGAAACCGACGGCGACATGGCGGGCTTCAGTGCTGCTCGGCCTGTCTTGCCAACGATGTGGTGCCCTACTACCGGAGGCAATGGCGCTTCGCGTGGCATACGTCATGTCGGAAGCACGGTGTGATGCTAATTGATCGATGCCCAGAATGTGGCGCACCGCTCGAACCGCATCGACTGGTGGCGGAGGACTCGCACTTGGCGATCTGTGCAACCTGCAAGTTCGATCTGCGGCGCTTCGCATCCAGTCGAACGGATGCGTCTGCCGAAGCCTTTCAGGTGGCGGCAAGCGAAACGCTTGCAATGTTGGAAGGGCGGTATGGCGAAGAATGTCTGGATCCAAGCGAATGGTTTGGCTTGGCGCGATGGTTCGTCGGGTTGCTGCGTGTGGCAGCGCTTCGTCGATCAGCCATGTTGGCTACGCTTGTCCGGGCGCTTGGCGTACCGCCTGAAACACTTCCGGTGCCAATAACCGGTCTTGCGCTGGAACTGCTACCGGTTCGCGAACGTGCTGATCTGTTCGCAGCCGCTTGGCGTTTGATGATCGCCGGACCGGATGAATTACTTGCGGCAGCATTGGCGGCTCCGGTGACGGCCAAATCCGTTCGCCAGTTGCGCAAACCACTGCCAGCTTGTCTCGACGAGATCGTCTGCAACCTGCCGGAAGGAGCGAGCCGCCGGAGGGCCAAGTGCCAGACGCCGTTTACGCGGCCGCGCTCCCGCCGCGCCGTGATGCGGATGTGGGCCAGGTTACGACGCAAGGCAGGGATGCCGTTGCCATGCTAA
- a CDS encoding helix-turn-helix domain-containing protein has product MPNIAAVLKEEIARVSRREVRGETEKLKKASAQYRAQIAELKRQVAALQKEVASLAKMNRQAKPVAPEIDGGKIRWSPNRLKAHRERLELSAEKFGKLFNVSGQTVYNWEGGTRPGKEHLAMIAQVRKLSKRQAHAIVEAKA; this is encoded by the coding sequence ATGCCCAACATCGCTGCCGTTCTGAAGGAAGAAATCGCCCGCGTCTCGCGTCGGGAAGTGCGAGGTGAAACAGAGAAACTGAAGAAGGCGTCGGCGCAGTACCGAGCGCAAATCGCCGAGCTCAAGCGACAAGTGGCGGCACTGCAAAAGGAAGTCGCTAGCCTCGCGAAGATGAACAGGCAAGCGAAGCCGGTAGCGCCGGAAATCGATGGTGGAAAAATCCGTTGGAGTCCAAACAGATTGAAGGCACACCGAGAGCGGCTGGAGCTGTCAGCGGAGAAGTTCGGAAAGCTGTTCAATGTCTCTGGGCAGACAGTCTACAACTGGGAAGGTGGTACTCGTCCAGGCAAAGAGCACTTGGCCATGATCGCTCAGGTTCGAAAGCTGAGCAAGCGCCAGGCTCATGCCATAGTCGAAGCGAAGGCCTGA
- a CDS encoding metallophosphoesterase gives MRFALYSDLHLELSHDPWELPPLDVDMVILAGDIGKHTHGLAWAANVFRHASMPPQIVYVAGNHEYYDAHLGMLAELRRPQWKIAGISFLECDTLLLPGLRVLGCTLWSGFDLNGMDRLSEHMSYAKLGINDYWLIHAAGGKALQPSDTRKLHQKAVRWLDSELAQPFDGKTVVVTHFAPHRGCVAPQHQGSDLSPYFVSDLAWLMKKHRIDVWCHGHTHTNNDFVAENGCRIVSNQRGYPYETVAGDTGFRPDLVIEV, from the coding sequence GTGAGATTCGCGCTCTACTCCGACCTTCACCTCGAACTTTCGCACGATCCGTGGGAACTGCCACCGCTCGACGTCGACATGGTGATTCTCGCCGGCGACATCGGGAAGCATACACATGGCTTGGCATGGGCCGCGAACGTCTTTCGTCATGCCTCAATGCCGCCCCAAATCGTCTACGTCGCGGGAAACCACGAATACTACGATGCCCACCTTGGCATGCTTGCCGAGTTGCGTCGACCGCAATGGAAAATAGCAGGCATTAGCTTTTTGGAATGCGATACGCTGCTGCTTCCCGGGCTACGCGTCCTCGGCTGCACGCTCTGGAGTGGTTTTGATCTTAATGGCATGGACAGATTGTCCGAGCATATGTCGTACGCCAAGCTTGGCATCAACGATTACTGGTTGATTCACGCTGCCGGTGGCAAGGCGCTTCAACCAAGCGATACGCGAAAGCTGCATCAAAAGGCAGTGCGTTGGTTAGATTCCGAATTGGCGCAGCCGTTCGACGGCAAGACCGTGGTTGTGACGCACTTCGCCCCGCATCGCGGTTGCGTGGCTCCGCAGCACCAAGGCAGTGATCTGTCGCCGTACTTCGTATCCGATCTTGCCTGGCTGATGAAGAAACATCGAATCGATGTGTGGTGCCATGGGCATACGCACACCAACAATGATTTTGTCGCTGAAAACGGCTGTCGGATCGTCAGCAACCAACGCGGCTATCCGTATGAAACCGTTGCCGGAGATACCGGATTCCGGCCGGACCTGGTGATCGAGGTGTAG
- a CDS encoding DUF1778 domain-containing protein — translation MPTARSTARLEARISSDLHAMLKRAAEMQGRTMSDFVVAALYEAAWHAIAQAEVVRLPLGDQECVAQALLAPPQPSPALRRAFTRREKLLRVG, via the coding sequence ATGCCCACAGCCCGTTCTACTGCTCGACTCGAAGCCCGAATCAGCAGCGATCTACATGCGATGCTCAAGCGTGCCGCCGAAATGCAAGGGCGCACTATGAGCGATTTCGTGGTTGCCGCCTTGTACGAAGCTGCGTGGCACGCCATCGCGCAGGCTGAGGTTGTTCGTCTGCCTCTGGGCGATCAGGAGTGCGTCGCACAGGCGCTGTTGGCGCCGCCACAACCGTCCCCGGCTCTGAGGCGTGCTTTCACCCGCCGCGAAAAGCTTTTGCGTGTTGGATAA
- a CDS encoding YegP family protein — MSKFELFKGTNGQYYFRLKAENGEIIAHSEGYTSKQGAQNGIAAVKRCAPIAPVVDLT; from the coding sequence ATGAGCAAATTCGAGCTTTTCAAAGGCACCAACGGCCAGTACTACTTCCGGCTCAAAGCCGAAAATGGCGAGATCATCGCCCATTCGGAGGGCTATACGTCGAAGCAAGGCGCACAGAATGGCATCGCAGCGGTTAAGCGCTGCGCTCCCATCGCGCCCGTTGTTGATCTTACCTAG
- a CDS encoding DUF6765 family protein, which produces MQLDMHYYGTYAMARTAGLRQDVAQAIATAAQFVDDSSAVSAELFDGAYLHHEATAHHPSELAPNIDPADQRRVWVPFHFLPGNEGSTLKERLVCQKDSAIARQMVDHALSLAAEPYSCVLMGITAHVYADTFSHYGFSGITSPLNQIDAESITPKIQNAEILAYVTSKFHTFVEQRAAGAANLLGLGHGGVATYPDRPYLTWSFSYSDGRESGERRNQQTFFEACTRLHEMFSRYAAQAPFYADVAAQRDFDAIAEPVATILSVEGKLEERTAAWQSAFMSGKMLGQQKAEAIPDYAPAHFAQDIAALQRCEIDDAEKSLTFHFMQAADVHRRFVLQELLPAHGLKVIAP; this is translated from the coding sequence ATGCAGCTGGACATGCACTACTACGGCACCTATGCGATGGCGCGAACTGCCGGATTACGCCAGGACGTTGCCCAAGCCATCGCGACAGCAGCGCAGTTCGTGGACGATTCGTCAGCAGTATCCGCCGAGCTGTTCGACGGCGCCTATCTGCATCATGAGGCCACCGCGCATCATCCCAGCGAACTGGCTCCGAATATTGATCCTGCCGATCAGCGCCGGGTATGGGTACCGTTTCATTTCCTTCCTGGGAACGAAGGAAGCACTCTGAAAGAGCGGCTGGTCTGCCAAAAAGATAGCGCTATCGCCCGCCAGATGGTCGATCACGCCTTGTCACTTGCCGCTGAGCCGTATAGCTGCGTCCTGATGGGAATCACAGCTCACGTCTATGCCGACACATTCTCGCATTACGGTTTCTCAGGCATTACGTCACCCTTGAACCAAATCGATGCTGAGTCGATCACCCCCAAGATCCAGAACGCGGAAATTCTGGCCTATGTGACTTCGAAATTTCATACATTCGTTGAGCAACGCGCGGCGGGTGCCGCCAACCTTCTCGGCCTCGGTCATGGAGGCGTGGCAACCTATCCGGACCGCCCCTATCTGACGTGGAGTTTTTCCTACAGCGACGGCCGTGAATCCGGCGAGCGGCGCAATCAGCAGACGTTTTTCGAGGCATGTACGCGGCTGCATGAAATGTTCTCCCGCTATGCCGCGCAGGCTCCGTTCTATGCGGACGTTGCTGCACAACGCGACTTCGATGCCATCGCCGAGCCAGTGGCCACCATCCTGTCGGTCGAAGGAAAGCTCGAAGAACGAACAGCTGCTTGGCAAAGCGCGTTTATGTCCGGGAAGATGCTTGGGCAACAGAAGGCAGAGGCAATCCCGGACTATGCGCCAGCGCATTTTGCCCAGGACATCGCAGCGCTCCAGCGATGCGAAATTGACGACGCCGAAAAATCACTGACGTTCCATTTCATGCAGGCTGCCGATGTTCACCGTCGGTTCGTTTTGCAGGAACTGTTGCCAGCGCATGGCCTGAAAGTCATTGCCCCGTAG